GAAGCCCTCCTGTCGCACCGGGTCGCGGTCCGGGCGGTACATGTCGCGCACGATCACCGCGGCCAGGTAGAGCTCGCCGAGCACGCGCACCGCGATGCCGACCCAGTAGAACCCGGCGTCGCCGCCGCCCGCGGGCGAGAGGTAGCCGCCGAGGTACCACCAGATCGTGCAGAAGTAGAGCACCTCGCTGGCCTGCCAGATGATCTGGTCGCGCCAGCGCGGGCGGGCGAGCACGGCCAACGGCAGCAGCCACAGGACGTACTGCGGGGAGTAGACCTTGTTGACCAGCAGGAAGCCGACCACGATCAGGTAGCCGAGCTGGGCCAGCCGTGGGACCACGGCCTCGGGGCGGATGGTGCGCCCGGCGGTCATGCCGATCACGAACACCGCGGCGCACCAGGCGCCGAAGAGGATCCACGACCAGAGGTTGATCGTGTGCGCCGAGAACCCGACGTCGCCGGCCTGGTCGATGAGCATCCACACCGACCCGAGGTCGGCCGTGCGCTCGGCGTTGAAGCTCCAGAAGACCTTCCACTGCTCCTTGCCCAGCAGGTACGCCGGCGCGTTGGCCAGCAGCCACGCCACCGCGGCGCCGACGACCGCCAGGGCCAGGTCGCCGGGTCGGCGACGGCGCAGGCAGATGACGAGCAGGCCGCCGAGTAGGAAGAGCGGGTAGAGCTTCGCGGCGGTGCCGAGGCCGATCAGGATGCCGGTCAGCAGCGGCCGGTCGCGCGACCACGCCCACAGGGCGCCGGCCACCAGCGCGACGGGGATCAGGTCCCAGTTGATCAGGCCCGTCAGCAGCAGGGTCGGTGACAGCGCGAACGCCGCCGCGTCCCACGGTCGCACGGGGTGGGCCCGGGAGAGCAGCCACGTGGCGACGAGCGCCAGCGCAGCGAAGCCGAGGCCGTTGACCAGGAGGAAGATGGTCTGCTCCTGGTCGACCTCCGGGTCGTCGTACAGGTCGGAGACGGGGGCGCGGTAGCGCGCCTCGACGTCGGGGGAGCCGTTGAGCCAGTGCGTGATCCACGCCGTGCCCCACGCCCAGTAGGAGATCCCGACGGGGTACTCCATCACCTCGTAGCGCGCCCGGGTCTGCTCGTCGCCGGAGTAGGGCCATGCGTGCTCGGCCATGCCGCGCGGGACGTAGAGCGGCTTCAGGTCCGTGTAGCACATGTGGGAGTAGACCCAGTTCTGGTCCTTGCCCTCCGCGAGCGTGCACGGCGACTTCTGCACCAGCCCCAGCGCGAACGTGCAGGCCGTCAGGAGGAGCAGCACCCGCAGCGGCGTCCACCACCGGTGCGGCCGCGCGCGCTGGCCCATCGGACCGCCGACGACCTCGCTCAGGCCGGCGACGACCGGGTCGTCCAGGGTGGGGTGGACGTGCGGCGCGCGCTCGGTCACGGCGTCAGGCGGCGTGACGACGTCGGCGACCGCGCGGCGACTTGGTGGGCTTGCCGCCGAGGATGGGAGGCGTCGACGACGTCGGGTCGCCCGTCGGGTCGGTCGGGGTGTCGGTCGGCGGGCCGGGGTCCTTCGTGGTCGGCGTCTCCGACGGCGTCTCCGTCGGCGCGCTCGAGCTCGGGACGTCCCTCGTCTTGCTCGGCTTCGGCTTCGGCTTCTTCGTCGGCTTCGGCACGATCGGGGCGTGGCCCTCGCTCGGGGCGTCACCCTTGACGTAGGCCGGCGGGGGCAGGTCCTCGACCGGCTCGCCCTCGAGCGCCTTGAGCATCACGTTGGTCCAGGTCGCGGCCGGGTAGGAGCCGCCGAAGTACGACGGCAGCCAGTCCTTGAGCTGCTCGTTGCCCTTGCCGCGGACGTACATCACCGCGGTCGCCAACTGCGGCGTGTAGCCCGCGAA
Above is a genomic segment from Nocardioides aromaticivorans containing:
- a CDS encoding glycosyltransferase family 87 protein; amino-acid sequence: MTERAPHVHPTLDDPVVAGLSEVVGGPMGQRARPHRWWTPLRVLLLLTACTFALGLVQKSPCTLAEGKDQNWVYSHMCYTDLKPLYVPRGMAEHAWPYSGDEQTRARYEVMEYPVGISYWAWGTAWITHWLNGSPDVEARYRAPVSDLYDDPEVDQEQTIFLLVNGLGFAALALVATWLLSRAHPVRPWDAAAFALSPTLLLTGLINWDLIPVALVAGALWAWSRDRPLLTGILIGLGTAAKLYPLFLLGGLLVICLRRRRPGDLALAVVGAAVAWLLANAPAYLLGKEQWKVFWSFNAERTADLGSVWMLIDQAGDVGFSAHTINLWSWILFGAWCAAVFVIGMTAGRTIRPEAVVPRLAQLGYLIVVGFLLVNKVYSPQYVLWLLPLAVLARPRWRDQIIWQASEVLYFCTIWWYLGGYLSPAGGGDAGFYWVGIAVRVLGELYLAAVIVRDMYRPDRDPVRQEGFDEVGPQPALTS